Within the Bacteroidota bacterium genome, the region CCAAAAAGAACACAGAGATATCTTCACATGACACCCTTGGACAAGAACTATTTATCCCTTCAATTCTGGAATAAGATTTACCAATTAAATGGGATCGAGTTTCAGTCGTTCTCCGAAAAAATTATGGAGAAGGCTTTTAAGGGATTCCAAAAGATAAGGCCTTATGGCAAAGCAGGCGACAAGGGAAACGATGGCTATCGCCCCGCGGAAGGCATCTATTATCAAATGTATGCTCCTGCTGACCCGAGCGAGAAAGAAGCCGATGCAGCAGGGAAGTTCAAGGAAGATTTTTCGAAGTTGAAAAATGGTTGGGACACAATATCGAAAATAGAGGAGCTTAATTTTGTATATAACGATAAGGGTTCAGGCGTGACCGAAAAGCTCGAGGCGGCAAGAGCGGAACTCAAAGTCGCGAATCCAGAAATAGAGTTCAAGATATTCACTCCGAAAAATCTTGAGGACCTGTTTTTCACGCTGAGTAGCGATAAGATATTGTCCTTAGGATTCGATATTGATTCACGGAATGCCATCAAAAATGTAAGGGGTTATTTGGAGAAGCTCGATGCTGAGTTAGACAAAGAAAGCGGCGCGTTTGTATTGAGAGTACTCAGTAATATTAAAGACATTATCGCAGGACAAAATGATGAAGGCCTGCTTCTCGATTATGAAATACTTGAGGCGAGGGCATTGCAAAAGAATGAGGAAGTGATTGAATCTCGAAGTAAATACGAAAGCATTCGTAAAAGATATCCGGATGATCCGCGTGCATTTTTGTATCTAGCGGAAATCTATCTAAATAATGAAGATTTCGAGAAGAATAACGAACTCCTTACAAAGGCTGAGAAGATCAACCCTGATTATTGGTTACTGAAGCTGGAAAGGCTGGTTCGGGAAATAAGGCTAGGGACTAATATTGACCCCACGTCAATTGATGAAAGAAATTTTCCGGATGAACCGAAAGCAAGATCGAACTTTTACAGAATTTATGCAGTGATATTTGAGCGTTTGGGGGATATAGTGAAAGCGCAAAGCTTTGTTGAAAGGGCTATACAATTCAATCCTGTTAGATTCGCTAACTATGATGTCAAAATCTCACTATTGGCGGACAAAGTTATCGCTGAGGAAGACAGCGAGAAGCGCCAAAGCGTGGCTGATGCAGTATTAAGGGAAATCGAGAAGGTCGAAGAGAGATTCAATGAAGGCGGAGGGTTAAGCCCGAGGAGTCAGGTCTTGCTGAATATAAGGAAACTCCATATGTACCTCAGCAAGGAGGATTATTCAAGCATTGAGGTTGTTGCGAAAGAGACATTTGGACTTGTCCTCGACTGTCATCTCGACTACCTTACGGAAAAGTTAATTGCCGACTTGATCCATGTATGGGAATTGCCCCAAGCTGATTTTGAAAAACTTAAGAGCCACCTAAAGAAGGCAGAAAAACCCATTGCTGATGTTTTAGCCAAAGTTATGGTTCTGCAATTTCTCCAAAAGAACACGCACTTCACTGAGGGGAAAGAGTTTTTTAGTGAGATCAAAAAACAAAATATTGTTGATTTCATAAGCGCTGTCGAAAACAAGAATTACAAAGAAGTTGTCACTTTTTTAAAGGATGATATACGGTTCGCCGTAGACTTCGCCTTGGGGAATCATGAATCACCGGAGCTTAGAAGGAAGATTATCGAATCTCTTCCCGATGATGGAAGTGTTAAAAAAGAAAAACTGTTTCTTATTTTGTCTTACGAAGAAGGTGATCTTGATGGGGCATTTGCGATACTCCAGAAGATGGATCTTTCGAAATTGGGTTATATAGAGAGTTTGACCACGCTGAAAATCGCTCGAGAAAAGAAGGCTTGGGATTCGGTAATCTTTTTGATAGAAAGATTATTAAGCCATGAGAAAGACAAAAAGGCTGCGCTTAGGATGAGACTCCAGCTATTCACGGCAAATTTTAACCTCGAGAGATTCCCAGAAGTAGTCCGCATCGGGAACAGCGTCCTGGAGAACCCAGAGGAAATGAAACTAATGGATGATGGCAATACGGAAATCCTCGTTGCGCAAACAACGTATGCATTTTTGAAGAGGAATGATCCGAATGCAAGAGCCTTCATTGAAATTTACTCTCCATTCTTGAAATCGTTTGAGGGTAAGATCTCCGCCGAGACAGAGGTGTACTTAAGGGCCGGGGATGCCAAAAACGCTCTGAGGTCGGTGGTGGAAGGCATAAAGATGGTCAAACACCCTTCGCCGGAACAATACGGGATGCTTTTCTTTGTCTTCTCGCAGATCGGAAACATGATGTCAGATTTTAATTTAACATCGTCTGATGAGGTCATCCCGGATTCCTTCGTAAAATTAAAGGATCAAGAAAGATGGTTCTATATCGGGGAGGGAGAGGAGCTCGATGCCACGAAAGTTGACGGGCTAGATGAAAACCATGCGATGTTTATCGGAAAGAAGCTAGGGGAGGGAATCTCGTTTCCCAATAAGTATCGTTCAGAAAACCCAGAATTTGTTATAGAGACCATTTTGCCCATAGAGAAATATATACTCTGGCAATCGACGCACTGTGCCCAGAGACTATCTGTCGAGCATCGGTGGGATGCCATGGAAATGATTGAAATTCCGACGTCTGGTGGATCAATAGATACGAAATACCTGATTGCCAAGATGGAGGATGAAGCGAAAGAAAGAGGTGATTTCTTTAAGCTCTATTGTGAACAGGATGCTCCCCTAGCACTTCTTGCCCTTAATGAGGGCGGCCTGACCAATGCGATAGGTCGCATTGCGAGTGAGCAGAAGGGCTTCATTAAGATGAGCACAGGAAGTGTGGAGGAAATGAATCAACAAAGAGAAGTCGCAAAGAGAATGGTTGCCGGAGAGACTTTCTATCTTGACGGTACTTCGGCGCTTTTGCTCTCGGAGACCGGTCTTTTCACCAAGATAAATGGTTTCTTGTTGGGTCTCAAAGTTCCGCAGTCCGTAATTAGTTTGCTTCTAGAGGTGGAAGATAAGTTCAGATATATACCTGGGCAAGCCGGACGCATGGCGTACATCAATGGCAGAATAACGATTTCAGATCTCGATAAGGAGAAAATTAATGCCATCAAAGCAAATTTTGAAACCAGCATAAAGTTACTGGAGGGCAATCCGAAGAATATCAGCATAATCTCATCCGCTAACAAATCGAGTGCTTTTTCAGAGCAGAAAGTTGCTCCTAGTCTTGCCGACGCATGTATCCTTGCGCATAGAGAAAATGTCCCGATTCTTACAGAAGATTTTTTCTACTTGAAAATGAACGAGATAGAAACAAACAAGCCCGCTTCTGAATACTGCTCTTCCATAATCTTGCTCAGAGTTTTATATGAACAAGGAAAAGTTAGTTTCGAAGAATACCTAGGCTATTTTGCATACCTATCTTCATATCGAGCAAGGTTTTTGTCACTCACCACAGAAGATTTAGAGAAGGCGGTATTTGGCGATGGGCTTATTAGAGTTGTAAGACCAGAACAGTTGAGGAAATTCAATTTTCCACTTACTCTTTCCGAGGAATATGGAGTCACTCCGCGCGCAGCCTTTCAAGTAGTTGGAAGCTTTCTGATAAAGGTATTGCTCGACGACTCCGTTCTTCGGGACACAACACAACGTATATTCGCCGAGATTGTCACCGCGTTTCCCACGAAAGAAAATCGGAAATCCTTTGGCAGGATTCTTCTTGTTGTCGCTGTTCAGACAATAAATCAGGATCGCCAGAGGCTTATCGTTGGAACGCGGCTTCAAGAAAAAGTTGAGGCAATCAATGCTTTTCTGGCGGCTTACACTTCTTCTTCGGCAACTAGCCAATAAAACAGTCTATATTTTCCTTTCCGGCAATTTTACCCACCTTACCTTGCTTAACTCCACCATCTATGCTAAGCAGCATGACGGACCGGATAGGGAATTTCCAGATCCTTCTCCCAGAAAAAAGTTCTAACGTCATTCGCTAGGGTAGGGTCCACATTGGGTTCTATTTGATGGTCGGAGGGAAGGCTGTAAATTCGTAATTTTTATCCGAACCTCCCTCAATGGCAACTATGAGGAACTCGGATTGAACCTTTTTTAATAGGTTAACCTCCTCCTTTAGCCATTCTCTAAGGTCGTTTTTTGTAAACGAATTGCTCCACCATTTTTTCTTCCTACATCGCTCGAACGTCTCGTCGATGCTCGTGTCGATAAAAATAATCATATTGTCACATTGAGGTGTTCGATGTTTTACTTCCTCTAGTCTGTCGGCAGTAAGATCTACATCTTGGCCCTTAACGAGGATAACTGAATTGTGGCTAACTGCTAGCTGCTCGATTATTTTAGGGAGTTGTTTCCTCCGTTCACCATTGCCATCTTTTTCGTCTTGGATGACCCAGTCCATACTTTCAGGGCAGGGAATTATCTTTTTGCTGTTCCAGCCCAATCGTTTTACAAGGTCGGGAACCTTGCCCTCCGATATTTTTCTGATAAGGCATTCTTTTCCGGCTCCGCTACCGCCGCAAAACCAGACTATCTTTGTTTTTTTATCCATTGATGTTGAATTGATATCTTTTAAGGGTTGTCTTCTATTTTAGCAGTATAAAAAGTGATACGAGAAATATATTTACATTTAAATTAGTGTGTGTTATAATGTATACATCATGGGCGAGAGATCACGCGTGGAAAATACTAGTGATTTAATCCTTTCCGGTTGGGCAACAAGGGACTTTACCCTGGAAGAGTTCGATGCATACTTAGGGAAGTTTCGCCCAGCTATCGTTGAAATTAGTAAAGATTTTGTAGATAAGACAGTCTCATCCAAAGGGTTGTATGGCGTGATCGCAGAGTTTAAAAAAAGTAACCCCGGGACAATCATCGCTTTTGCCGGAACGACTGATTTCTGTTTATGTTCGAGCCTCGACTTTCCCCGGTACATTAAATACTTGAGCGTTCAATCCGCACAGGCGCATTTTTTTGATTCATCTATCTTCCGAATTATGATTGGTGGGAATACAGATTTCTTAAGGGAAACCGTCTTAGATAGATTAGATACATTTGAAAAACTGATAGCTCCGATCGGAGTCGGCGTTGAGATCCATAAGGGCTGGGAGTCTTCGTTAGAACATATCAAACTCATTGTGGATAAAACAAATTTCAATTTTATAATCGATTTCCAAAATTCGTTGGACTCGCATTTGGATTTCAATTCCCTCCACGAGGTAATACCGCAGGATCGTATTTCCTATTTCCACACCAGGAATCTGGGCGAGCAGTATGTGGAACATCAATCCTCACTCGAGGAGGAACGCATGTGGCTCGGGTGGTGCCGGAAACCGCTCCTCTGGGAACCAAAGAAAATCAACAAAAATGATATAGTGAAGTACTCCTATGGACATTAAAGTTCTCATCGAAAGCATAGGTCTTTCTCCCGCTGAACTAAAACCTTATCTCCTGGGTGAGATTGACGAATTTATTGACGCTACCGGCAGCGATGCGCAAGAAGAAGAACTGAACGATGTTGTCTTTGCCTTAAGATCGCTTTCCTATGCACGAATCGGGAAACATATCCCGATAGATGATTCGAGGTCTCAAGAGAAGCTCAAAAACAGATTGCGGGAATTCGGAACGATTTCAAAAAAAGATCCCGTCTTCTTAAATATAGCGATCAAGGAAATTCCTATCGGCGTTGTTCACTTTTCTTTTGGTAACTTCAAGCAACCGTGGACTAATTTTGATCCGGTTAAGAATGGCACGGAGGCTGAAATCGTTATGCTCACCGACGATGAGTATCTCGAGCATAATCATTGGGCAAATCATCTTATCGTAACTTTTGACGACGTCGATCAGTTAGAATATTCATTTCTTACCTCGGGATGGAGTCGGAACGAAAAAAACACTATTTTGTGTCGTGTGCCAGATTTTTTATTCAAACATGCCAAACAATCCGGACAACTATTGACCGCAGATGACGGAATCGCATCGCAAATCGAGGCGGCATTACAACACGTAACGATTAAGAAAGACACCATATTTCATTTTCATTCGTGGGAATCCGGCATTGCCTTATCGTCACCAAACATAAAAAAATTGATCGCGGGGAAACGGAAGATTTTTTCTCCCTATCTCACGGTGAGTCGTTTTAAAGAAATTGCAGCTCAGCATGCTGATAGTGAATCGACATTGAACGCATATGAGTTACGCACGGGGGTGGAATATGAATCTAGGTTGATTTCGTTCTGCGATCTTATCGTTGTCGAAAGCAAAAAGGATGAGGATTTCTATAAAAAATTACCAGGCGCGCAAAACAAGGTACGCGCATTTTCTTACTCACGCGAAAAGCAATATGATGTGAAGCCAGACTCGTTGAGCAAACAGAAATTATGTTTCGTAACTGGAGGAAGGCCGGTTTTTGAGAAAGGATTTATAGAACTTTGCAGGGAGATTCCCTCTATCATAGATTTCGCGAAAAATAATAACTTAGAGATCCACTTTAGGATTCTTTGCGGGGAGTATGATCGAGCAACGAAAGAACCGAAAAAAACCGCATATATCAAAGCGTTACATGATACGATATCAGAATTGAAGCTCGACGATTATGTTTCCGTCGAGGACAAGGTTTCTATTGATGAGCTCAGAAATATCCTTTCCCAGTCGTCCGCGCTTATTGTTCCATCCCTCTACGATCCTTATTGCCTCATGCCGCACTATGCTATCGATGAACATAAGGTGAGTTTCGTTTCTTGTTTTGCGGGCATATCTGAAAATATACTTTCCACCGATTATGTTTTCGATCCTACAAAACCAGGATCGTTATTGAAGAGCATTAAAAAATGGTACGAAGGCAATGTTCCATTCGTTTTGTCTAACGCAAATACATCGTATAAAACGTTATATCTTAACTAATCATGGTCCTCGGGAACGCATATATCGGCGATATCGAGACTCTCCTAGTGGATGAGGCTTTAAGATCGCAAAGCCTCTTTCGTTTCCCCGCGAAAAAGAGGGTGTCGTATGCATGGGTATTCGAAAACCAAATAAAGGAGATGATGGATGTCCGTGCTTGCGTGATGTCGCCATCCGCGACCATGTCGCTAGCTTCCTTTTTGAAGGCCCGGGCATACAAAGATGGCAGCGAGGTCATTATGTCGCCGTTATCATGGGTAGCCGATTATTCAGCTATTCTTTTTGAGCGCATGAAGATTCGTTTTTGTTCCTTTGATGAAAATCTACAGGTGAATGTTGGCTCGATCAAGGATCTCATGAATAAAAATACGGTACTGGTAATAACGCCGCATCTGATGGGACGGGGCCAGCAATCGGTTGGAGAAATTGCATCTTTGTGCAAGGAGAAAGGCATCGATTGTATCGAAGACATTGCTCAATCATTTGGCGTCAAAGTGGGCGGACGATACGCAGGATCTTATGGTATCTTTTCTTTCTGTTCACTCAACCACCATAAGATACTAAGCACTGGAGACGGTGGTTTTTCTGTTATCAACGACGCCGATCTATATAAGAAAGTTCTCCATATACATGACCAGGGATGCGAAATCGTGGACGGAAAGAGGAACGTAGACGAGGCGACATATGAAAAAGGATGGTCGTTGCGTGTCAATGATATGACCGGCGCGGTAGCGCTCGCACAACTAGCTCGTTTTCCTGTGACTAAATATGCCGTTCTTGAGCATTACGCTGCATTTATAAAAGTCGCTACCGAGAGTTTTCCGAAAATTAATATCCTATCCATGCACGCGGGGGATATTCCATATTCTGCCCTGATACGTTCATCTCGCAGGGGCATCGCATATCCGTCCCTTCTTGATTCGGGTTGGCATTACATAGAAAACATACCTTATTTTAAAAACCTGGTTATCGATGCGGCTAGTATGCGATCATTGGAACAGGCGAAAAAAATATTGAGCACCGTTTATTCTATTGGAGCAGGATTTGTCGATAAATATTATTCGACACCGGAAGGAACGTATATGCGTGATACAATTAATCCGGACAAGATCATTGGTACCATCAAAAACATCATATGAAAACAATAACTTTTTTTGGTTCTGGTCGTGAAAAAGAAAATATCACCATTCCTGCCCCGGAAATCAATTCCGTCGTCGCTCTTGTGAGCAGATATTATCGGAGAGTTTTGTTTGGTGGAACCAATATCGGCTTTATGGGAGAATTTGCGGAAAGTTGTGTAAGTCATAATATGGAAGTCGAGAGTGTCCTCCCGGGATGGTTTATCGAAAAGCACCCAGAACTCATCTTTAAAAAAGCGAAAGAGGTGATCGTTGATTCACTATCGGAACGAAAACGCTATCTTTCAAACACCGATGCCGTTCTGTGTTATCCAGGTGGAGTCGGCACCCTCGATGAATTATTCGACATTATCGCTCGTATCTCGCTTGGCGAGATAGCGGTGGTACCAATATTTTTGTATAACCACGAACGGTTTTATTCTCCACTATTACTCCAGATTGAGTATGGTGTTAAGACCGGAATCATAAAGGTGGAGACCCAGTCGTTTATCCATACTTTTGAGCACGTCGATCAACTCGAGGTCTTGTTGAAAAAAGAGAATCTATGAAGGTCAGCCTTGGCTCCTGGGATTTTATATTATCTTCGCTAAAAGACGAACATCAACGCGCCGTCGATACCTATTTTAAGGACCAGGTATCAGATACCAAATTGATTGTTGAGTTAAAAAATGAAGGCGGCAAAAGTTTGTTTTTAAAACTAAACTCATCTGTTGGCGAGCGTGGTTTAAGCTTATTGGGCTCCAATGAAAAAGATTACCACTTTTTCGGTGATTTTTTTGAGACCTTTGATGCACGAAACCTATCTTCGGTGGTAGAGGAAAAACGCATCGATAACATCAAAATATCATTACTATCACTAGAAGGAGCATCGCTGCTACAAGAAAAATTTCGAGTTGCCCTACCTAATTTTGATTTTCACATTAATTTGAATTCTATTTCTCCATTTATAAAAAAGGAAAATCTAGTAACCTTACGACGGTCTTACGCTAGACAATTGAACTTGATTGGAAATCGAGGATGGAAGATTGAGGTTGTTAACGAAGTTCCTCGAGAAGCCGTTCTTTTCCATCAGGAGAGATGGGGAGAAAACAGGGGACCAGATTTTTTCAACTATCTCAACTTTCTAAACAAAGGTGGCTATTCTAGATCGTACATACTTTCGGGCAATGGCAACGTCATCGCCTATATTCAGAATATTATAACGTCATCCGTGTCGCACTATTATTATTCAATATATGATCAAAAATTCCCTGGTTCTGGAACATCTGTCATTGCATCAATGCTGGATAACTTTACGAACGACGATGCCCTTGAATATTTTTCTTTCGGCCGAGGGGCGGAGCGATACAAATATGATTGGGCGAATGGGGTTGTAAAAAACTTCGAATTAAGAGGATTCCTAATATCCTAGTTCATCTATAGGATATCTAGTAAACTTCCCCTTTCCGGCATTTTCTCCCACCTTTCTTTCTGGTACCGGTACGTTAGGCTTATCCTATGAAGATAAGCGACGAAACGTTAGATGAGTTTATCAGGCTCTACAAAGAGGAGTTCAAAGAGAAGATAAGACGGGAAGAAGCATATGATCAGTTCTCACGGCTTATTTCGTTCCTTCGATTGCTCTATTTCCCGGAGGCGCCTTGTTCTTCAAACGAGGATCTTCAAACGCCTCATCCCAATGAAAAGTTCTAACGTCCTCTACCGGGGTAGGGTGGGGTTCTGACCTGCCTCTTCTTCACGACTTTGCTATCTTTATCATACGAAAACTGAAACTGGTTCTCCGGTGTCATAAAATAGGTTCTAATAGCGTTCATCCCCCGCCGCAGGGCAGGAATATTTTCTGAAAAAGGTATAATTGTCGTTGTTGTATCTGGCGTATTCGTAGGTTCGAACCGTTCAAAAATCTCTGGCGCAATTTCAATCATGTGTCGGATCTCCGTCAGCGGATAAACGAAGTCAATGCTGAGTTTTTTATCCTTCAAGGTTATGTTCGAACCTAATGCCTCAAATATTGATCTCTTCTGTTCAATCGTTCCCTCCTTGAACAAAAACCGAGCATGGCAAGTGTAATCGATAAATCGTGAGGATGAGTCGAAGCCGTTATTCAAGGCGGATTTCGTTCTTCCTTCCAAAGCATTCATTTCTGATTCCAACCGGTTTCGTTCTATTAGGGCATCTTCTTTTTTCATTAAAGTCCAGCCCTGGTTTTCCTGTTTGATGATAAATCGGTTCAGTTCCGAGATCTCTTCTTTAAGCTTCGCTTTTTCCTTTTCCTTATTGCCATTGATCAACACGTTTGTGGAAACGTCCTGTTTGAGGTCTTCCTGCAAAGTTTTGATCGCCCACTCCATGTACTTCTCTTTGATGGAAAATCGTTTGAGCGTTTGGTCAATTTGATTCTCGATCTCTTCAATCCGCACCCCGTTCTGCGTGCAATGGATATCCTTTTTTTTCGAGCAGTGGTAATAGACGTAGTGAAGCACCTTCTTGGAAGGCATCTTATTGATAGCGGTTTTGCAGAAGGGGCACTCCTCGCGATTCTGCGAGGCAAACTTCTTTTTGCATACCCCGCAGATGATCTGCCATTTTTCCTCGGCGGCGACGGAAGAACCACACGCTCCGCAACGGATGAGCTGGGTGAAAGCAAAGAGGTGTTTTTTGGGCTGAGGTTTCTCCCGATGTCCCAGGATAGCTTGCGCCAATCGATATTCTTCCTCGGTAATCATCGGCGTATGGATGCCTTTTCTCAGTTCATATCCTCCCGTATCACTTTTCCACCAGTAAGGACCGTAGTAAAAGGGATCGGTCAGTATTTTATAGATATGGGAAAGTGAAAGTGGTTTGCCTCCGAGTTTCTTTGTGGCCAGAGTCCTTAATCGTATCTCCTGCGCCGCAATATGTTGTACCTGTCGCACAGAGTATTTTCCGGTTAGGAATGTATCCCATAGTTTCCGGACCAAAGGAAAACGCTCTGCATCTATAATAATGTCCCGGTCGCCTTTTTCCTTTATCTTGCTGTTGAGATAACCGATAGGTGCTCTGCCCGGCCGCCATCCTTTCCTTATTTT harbors:
- a CDS encoding DegT/DnrJ/EryC1/StrS family aminotransferase, coding for MDEALRSQSLFRFPAKKRVSYAWVFENQIKEMMDVRACVMSPSATMSLASFLKARAYKDGSEVIMSPLSWVADYSAILFERMKIRFCSFDENLQVNVGSIKDLMNKNTVLVITPHLMGRGQQSVGEIASLCKEKGIDCIEDIAQSFGVKVGGRYAGSYGIFSFCSLNHHKILSTGDGGFSVINDADLYKKVLHIHDQGCEIVDGKRNVDEATYEKGWSLRVNDMTGAVALAQLARFPVTKYAVLEHYAAFIKVATESFPKINILSMHAGDIPYSALIRSSRRGIAYPSLLDSGWHYIENIPYFKNLVIDAASMRSLEQAKKILSTVYSIGAGFVDKYYSTPEGTYMRDTINPDKIIGTIKNII
- a CDS encoding LOG family protein, producing MKTITFFGSGREKENITIPAPEINSVVALVSRYYRRVLFGGTNIGFMGEFAESCVSHNMEVESVLPGWFIEKHPELIFKKAKEVIVDSLSERKRYLSNTDAVLCYPGGVGTLDELFDIIARISLGEIAVVPIFLYNHERFYSPLLLQIEYGVKTGIIKVETQSFIHTFEHVDQLEVLLKKENL
- a CDS encoding GNAT family N-acetyltransferase, with the protein product MKVSLGSWDFILSSLKDEHQRAVDTYFKDQVSDTKLIVELKNEGGKSLFLKLNSSVGERGLSLLGSNEKDYHFFGDFFETFDARNLSSVVEEKRIDNIKISLLSLEGASLLQEKFRVALPNFDFHINLNSISPFIKKENLVTLRRSYARQLNLIGNRGWKIEVVNEVPREAVLFHQERWGENRGPDFFNYLNFLNKGGYSRSYILSGNGNVIAYIQNIITSSVSHYYYSIYDQKFPGSGTSVIASMLDNFTNDDALEYFSFGRGAERYKYDWANGVVKNFELRGFLIS
- a CDS encoding recombinase family protein produces the protein MQGDIKQLRIIRYRRKSTEGDERQIASLGDQANALDELIARLDIVNTQIHADVEESKSAKAPGRHQFNAEVLKPIEEGKANAIMCWHADRLSRNAIDTAALVQLMDTGKLHAVITNQQMFWNTPMDKFMLALLCGQAKLENDNKGVNVKRGLAGKIRKGWRPGRAPIGYLNSKIKEKGDRDIIIDAERFPLVRKLWDTFLTGKYSVRQVQHIAAQEIRLRTLATKKLGGKPLSLSHIYKILTDPFYYGPYWWKSDTGGYELRKGIHTPMITEEEYRLAQAILGHREKPQPKKHLFAFTQLIRCGACGSSVAAEEKWQIICGVCKKKFASQNREECPFCKTAINKMPSKKVLHYVYYHCSKKKDIHCTQNGVRIEEIENQIDQTLKRFSIKEKYMEWAIKTLQEDLKQDVSTNVLINGNKEKEKAKLKEEISELNRFIIKQENQGWTLMKKEDALIERNRLESEMNALEGRTKSALNNGFDSSSRFIDYTCHARFLFKEGTIEQKRSIFEALGSNITLKDKKLSIDFVYPLTEIRHMIEIAPEIFERFEPTNTPDTTTTIIPFSENIPALRRGMNAIRTYFMTPENQFQFSYDKDSKVVKKRQVRTPPYPGRGR